The Microcoleus sp. bin38.metabat.b11b12b14.051 genome includes a window with the following:
- a CDS encoding ABC transporter substrate-binding protein, whose translation MKNSWLVRSLSLILIAAPVVLSSCQSQQPNATTTPAAGGSTATTAADTTQKRAIKVNPSWLLQGDNAPLTIAIDKGYFPAEGLDVKIERGYGSSDTITKVAAGQFEIGFGDIYSMMEFNAKNPNDPVVAVAVPYNRSAFAIVSLKSSNIADPKGLTGKKLGAPAGDAPRKLWPVFAEKVGVQPDAVEWITMEPKLRETLLIKGDIDAVSGFATTIIPALEKAGKKPEDINIFYYNENGLDLYGNAIVVKKVFLDKNPEVVKGFLRAYFKGLQDTLKDPAAGLESVAKAGDSLMDKNAEKRRLQIALERLYISPEVEKVGLGGVDPTRLEATAKQVAGALKIEAPPVNKIFDESYLPPLEQRALPPAADRKPLT comes from the coding sequence ATGAAAAATAGTTGGTTAGTACGATCGCTCTCCCTAATATTGATTGCAGCCCCAGTCGTCCTGAGTAGCTGTCAATCTCAACAGCCCAACGCCACAACTACTCCAGCAGCGGGAGGATCAACAGCCACAACGGCGGCTGACACCACGCAGAAACGTGCCATCAAAGTCAATCCCTCTTGGCTGCTCCAAGGCGATAATGCACCGCTGACGATCGCCATTGACAAAGGCTATTTCCCCGCAGAAGGATTGGATGTTAAAATCGAGCGGGGCTATGGTTCCTCAGACACCATCACCAAAGTTGCAGCCGGTCAGTTCGAGATCGGATTTGGCGATATTTACTCGATGATGGAGTTCAACGCCAAGAATCCCAACGATCCAGTAGTAGCAGTTGCAGTGCCTTATAATCGATCGGCTTTTGCGATTGTCAGCCTCAAGTCGAGCAACATAGCAGATCCTAAAGGATTGACAGGCAAAAAGCTAGGAGCTCCCGCAGGAGATGCACCGCGTAAACTGTGGCCGGTATTTGCCGAAAAAGTCGGCGTGCAGCCCGACGCCGTAGAGTGGATTACAATGGAACCAAAGCTGCGGGAAACATTATTAATTAAAGGCGATATCGATGCAGTGAGCGGATTTGCCACAACCATCATCCCTGCACTAGAAAAAGCAGGCAAAAAACCAGAAGATATAAATATCTTCTACTATAACGAGAACGGTCTAGATTTGTACGGAAATGCGATCGTCGTAAAAAAAGTGTTTCTCGACAAAAATCCCGAAGTAGTCAAAGGATTTTTGAGAGCGTATTTTAAAGGACTGCAAGACACATTAAAAGATCCAGCAGCCGGATTGGAATCTGTCGCAAAAGCGGGAGATAGCTTAATGGACAAAAACGCCGAGAAACGCCGCCTGCAAATCGCCTTAGAACGGCTCTACATCTCTCCCGAAGTTGAAAAAGTTGGCTTGGGCGGAGTCGATCCAACCCGTCTGGAAGCAACAGCAAAACAAGTAGCAGGAGCCTTAAAAATAGAAGCTCCCCCAGTCAATAAAATATTTGATGAAAGCTACTTACCTCCTCTAGAGCAGCGAGCGTTACCTCCAGCAGCCGATCGCAAACCCTTGACCTAA
- a CDS encoding ABC transporter ATP-binding protein, which translates to MVQHTTSTEAIETKEPVLLEFDRVGLEYRVDGQPRRIIDEISLSIAQGEFVSFVGPSGCGKTSILRMVSGLAPAPLGEIRMREKKITKPLKNVGIAFQNPVLLPWRNTLDNVLLPLEVVQPYKREFKDPQHKAKFIRSAQELLTTVGLQDFQKQFPWQLSGGMRQRASLCRGLIHQPEILLLDEPFGALDAFTREEMWVMLQDLWMRVKCVCILITHDLREAVFLSDTIYVMGPRPSSIVYKVKVNLPRPVTLDMIVSDEFNHIVAELRRHIHRN; encoded by the coding sequence ATGGTACAGCATACAACGTCAACAGAGGCGATAGAAACGAAAGAACCCGTGCTTTTGGAATTCGATCGCGTGGGTTTAGAGTACCGAGTAGATGGTCAACCCAGACGCATCATTGACGAAATTTCGTTGTCGATCGCCCAAGGAGAATTTGTGTCATTTGTCGGGCCGAGTGGCTGCGGTAAAACATCTATTTTGAGGATGGTTTCCGGGCTAGCTCCAGCACCGCTCGGCGAAATACGGATGCGGGAAAAAAAGATTACTAAACCCCTAAAAAATGTCGGAATTGCCTTTCAGAATCCCGTGCTTTTGCCTTGGCGCAATACCCTCGACAACGTTCTGCTACCGCTGGAAGTAGTGCAGCCCTACAAGCGAGAATTCAAAGATCCGCAGCACAAGGCAAAGTTTATTCGATCGGCACAAGAATTGCTAACTACAGTCGGACTGCAAGACTTTCAGAAACAGTTTCCGTGGCAACTTTCGGGAGGAATGCGACAAAGGGCTTCGCTGTGTCGGGGGTTAATTCACCAACCGGAAATACTGCTGCTAGATGAACCTTTTGGCGCGTTAGATGCTTTCACCCGCGAGGAAATGTGGGTGATGCTGCAAGATTTGTGGATGCGAGTGAAGTGCGTTTGTATCCTGATCACTCACGACTTGCGGGAGGCTGTATTTTTGTCAGATACAATTTATGTGATGGGCCCGCGCCCGAGTTCGATCGTCTATAAAGTCAAAGTTAACCTGCCACGTCCTGTCACTTTAGATATGATAGTTTCAGATGAATTCAACCACATTGTTGCAGAGTTGAGGCGCCACATTCACCGTAATTAA
- a CDS encoding ABC transporter permease, whose product MDNLERFARSKTASIVMPLAATILLFVLWEILVFLFKIPPYNLPAPSAIIAASFNQSKALIENTGQTLFTTLAGFMLAIVAGVVLGFVIGYSRIAYVVLYPLLVGFNTVPKVALVPLFALWFGIGTVPAILTAFLLAFFPIAVNVALGLDTVEPEMKDVMRSLGASQLEIFQKVGFPHTLPYVFASLKVAISLAFVGTVISETVASNKGIGYLIVTASSNFDVPLGFAGLMVLAVMGTVLYALFAAAEKYLIYWAR is encoded by the coding sequence ATGGATAATTTAGAGAGATTTGCTCGGTCAAAAACAGCCAGCATTGTGATGCCGCTTGCTGCAACAATCTTGCTGTTCGTGTTGTGGGAAATTCTGGTATTTTTGTTCAAAATTCCCCCGTACAACTTGCCCGCACCTTCAGCGATTATTGCTGCAAGTTTCAACCAAAGTAAGGCACTGATTGAAAACACAGGACAAACCTTGTTTACAACCTTAGCGGGTTTTATGCTGGCAATTGTGGCCGGCGTAGTGCTGGGGTTTGTCATTGGATATTCGCGCATTGCCTATGTGGTTCTTTACCCGTTGTTAGTGGGATTCAATACTGTTCCGAAAGTAGCGTTAGTGCCACTATTTGCGCTGTGGTTTGGCATCGGTACGGTGCCGGCAATTTTGACGGCTTTTTTGCTGGCGTTTTTCCCGATCGCAGTTAACGTAGCCTTGGGACTAGATACAGTAGAACCAGAGATGAAAGATGTAATGCGATCGTTGGGTGCATCGCAGCTCGAAATTTTCCAAAAAGTTGGATTCCCCCACACCTTACCATACGTCTTTGCCTCGCTGAAAGTGGCAATTTCCCTGGCCTTTGTCGGTACTGTAATTTCTGAAACAGTAGCCTCTAACAAAGGCATTGGGTACTTAATTGTCACCGCCAGTTCTAATTTTGACGTGCCTTTAGGTTTTGCAGGATTGATGGTTTTGGCAGTGATGGGAACCGTACTGTATGCCTTGTTTGCCGCCGCCGAGAAATACCTGATTTATTGGGCGCGGTGA
- the uraD gene encoding 2-oxo-4-hydroxy-4-carboxy-5-ureidoimidazoline decarboxylase gives MNQEAFTEALGEIFEHSAAIARRTWDDRPFASTADLHAKMVAAVNSTTGQEKLALIQAHPDLGSKAKMAVASVNEQAGAGLDRLSVAEFDRFQFLNREYREKFGFPFIVAVKNHTKTTILEAFERRLDNSPEAEMQQALAEIYQIARFRLDSAIKKED, from the coding sequence ATGAATCAGGAGGCGTTTACAGAAGCCTTGGGCGAGATTTTTGAACATTCGGCCGCGATCGCCCGTCGCACTTGGGACGATCGCCCTTTTGCCTCCACAGCCGACTTGCACGCTAAAATGGTAGCTGCGGTCAATTCCACAACTGGGCAAGAAAAATTAGCTTTAATTCAAGCACACCCCGACTTGGGAAGCAAAGCAAAAATGGCTGTAGCATCGGTTAACGAACAAGCCGGTGCAGGTTTGGATCGGCTATCTGTCGCAGAGTTCGATCGCTTTCAATTTCTCAACCGAGAATACCGCGAAAAGTTTGGTTTCCCCTTCATTGTGGCGGTGAAAAATCACACAAAAACCACCATTCTCGAAGCATTTGAACGCCGCCTCGACAATTCCCCGGAAGCTGAAATGCAGCAGGCTTTAGCAGAAATTTATCAGATTGCGCGGTTTCGTCTGGACTCGGCTATTAAGAAAGAGGACTGA
- a CDS encoding aromatic ring-hydroxylating dioxygenase subunit alpha codes for MLVTKQPVFKRFWYPVIPLAELGDEPKSFVLLGQPIALWLDSAGKPAAVEDRCCHRTAKLSLGKVVSGNISCAYHGWTFNSSGTCVRVPQQPNGAISPNYKIKSYQACDRYGYVWVCLGEPIADIPDIPEAADPNYRQIHEFYEPWNCAGLRVMENELDMAHPTFVHTTTFGSEEHPTPDVMEFTETEWELHYRSVLGVANPAQQQQNLKIEQQETVRTIDGTWFLPFTVKLRIAYPNGLVHIIVNTMTPIDDYTSQMVQFCLRNDTENEVKARDIIAFDRAVTLEDKRILETTDSDVPLDIAQEQHMLTDKPGIIIRRKIAALLKAHGEVEQTKVS; via the coding sequence ATGTTAGTCACAAAACAACCTGTTTTCAAACGCTTTTGGTATCCCGTGATTCCCCTCGCCGAGTTGGGCGACGAACCCAAATCTTTTGTATTGTTAGGTCAGCCGATCGCACTTTGGCTCGATTCCGCAGGAAAACCCGCAGCAGTAGAAGACCGTTGCTGTCACCGCACAGCTAAACTTTCCCTGGGAAAAGTTGTCAGCGGCAACATTTCCTGTGCTTATCACGGCTGGACGTTCAACTCGTCAGGAACTTGCGTCCGCGTTCCCCAACAGCCAAACGGCGCGATTTCTCCTAACTACAAGATAAAATCTTATCAGGCTTGCGATCGCTACGGATACGTTTGGGTTTGTTTGGGCGAACCCATCGCAGATATTCCCGATATTCCCGAAGCCGCAGACCCCAACTACCGCCAAATTCACGAATTTTACGAACCTTGGAATTGTGCGGGATTGCGGGTGATGGAAAACGAATTAGATATGGCTCATCCTACTTTTGTACATACCACAACTTTCGGCAGCGAAGAACATCCCACGCCGGATGTGATGGAGTTTACAGAAACAGAATGGGAACTGCATTACCGCAGCGTTTTGGGTGTCGCCAATCCGGCACAGCAACAGCAGAACTTAAAAATAGAGCAGCAAGAAACCGTGCGGACAATAGACGGAACTTGGTTTCTGCCGTTTACTGTCAAGCTGCGGATTGCTTACCCAAACGGACTCGTTCACATCATCGTCAATACCATGACTCCGATTGACGATTATACTTCTCAAATGGTGCAGTTTTGTCTCCGCAACGATACAGAAAATGAGGTAAAAGCCAGGGATATTATTGCTTTCGATCGCGCTGTTACTTTAGAGGACAAGCGGATTTTAGAAACCACCGATTCGGACGTGCCGCTCGACATCGCGCAAGAGCAGCATATGCTGACAGATAAGCCGGGAATTATCATCCGCCGCAAAATTGCTGCACTGTTGAAAGCTCACGGCGAAGTCGAACAAACTAAAGTCAGTTGA
- the uraH gene encoding hydroxyisourate hydrolase produces the protein MSGKLTTHVLDTARGCPAANMSIALQSIDPNSGAKTLLKTVTTNADGRTAAPLLSESEFKPGIYELVFAVGEYFAQFAENLPDPPFLNSIPIQFGIADPTSHYHVPLLVSPWSYSTYRGS, from the coding sequence ATGTCAGGCAAACTTACTACTCACGTTCTCGACACAGCCCGCGGCTGTCCAGCGGCAAATATGTCGATCGCCCTGCAATCAATTGACCCCAACTCCGGCGCCAAAACCCTGCTAAAAACTGTAACAACAAATGCTGACGGCCGCACCGCTGCTCCGCTATTATCAGAAAGCGAGTTCAAACCGGGAATTTACGAATTAGTATTTGCCGTTGGCGAATACTTCGCCCAATTCGCCGAAAATTTACCCGACCCGCCTTTTTTAAACAGCATTCCGATTCAGTTCGGTATCGCCGATCCAACCTCACACTATCACGTACCGCTGTTAGTTTCGCCTTGGTCGTACAGCACCTATCGCGGTAGTTGA
- the hpxO gene encoding FAD-dependent urate hydroxylase HpxO yields MHDLKVVIIGAGIGGLTAGIALQQAGYEVAIYDRVKELRPAGAGISMWSNGVKVLNRLGLGENMAKIGGKMERMEYRTKIGQLLNDIDLMPLIQQVGQRPYPVARRDLQQMLLAAFKGEVKLDRKCVAVEEDATGVTAIFENGDKARGDLLVAADGVRSILRTYVLGREVKPKYGGYINWNGLVPADEALAPKNTWAIYVGDCKRASLMPVAGDRFYFFFDVPLTTGTPANPDNYKAELKEHFTGWAAPVQLLIERLDPATVARPEIHDVGPIDSYVRGRVALLGDSAHATCPDLGQGGCQAMEDGLVLSNYLSTTNLGVEYALKRYETERKQRANAVVEKARQRAEQIHGKDPQVTQQWYEQLAKEQPTDVTDAIAKVIMAGPLH; encoded by the coding sequence ATGCACGACTTAAAAGTTGTCATCATCGGTGCCGGAATTGGCGGGTTAACTGCGGGTATCGCCCTCCAACAAGCAGGTTATGAAGTTGCAATTTACGATCGCGTAAAAGAACTGCGTCCAGCCGGGGCCGGCATCTCCATGTGGTCGAACGGCGTCAAAGTGCTCAACCGCTTGGGTTTAGGCGAAAACATGGCAAAAATTGGCGGCAAAATGGAGCGCATGGAATACCGCACCAAAATCGGTCAACTGCTAAATGACATCGATTTAATGCCACTAATTCAACAAGTCGGTCAGCGTCCTTATCCGGTGGCACGCCGCGATTTACAACAAATGTTATTAGCAGCTTTTAAGGGAGAAGTCAAGCTCGATCGCAAATGTGTTGCTGTAGAAGAAGATGCCACGGGTGTAACTGCAATCTTTGAAAATGGAGACAAAGCGCGGGGCGATTTGCTGGTGGCTGCTGACGGCGTTCGCTCAATTTTGCGTACCTATGTATTGGGCCGCGAAGTAAAGCCGAAATACGGCGGTTATATCAATTGGAACGGGCTAGTACCGGCGGATGAAGCACTAGCGCCAAAAAATACCTGGGCGATTTATGTCGGTGACTGCAAGCGCGCCTCATTAATGCCCGTAGCGGGCGATCGCTTTTACTTTTTCTTCGATGTTCCCTTAACTACCGGAACTCCCGCAAATCCCGACAATTACAAAGCCGAACTTAAAGAACATTTTACAGGTTGGGCCGCACCAGTGCAATTGTTGATAGAAAGATTAGATCCAGCAACAGTCGCCCGCCCCGAAATTCACGACGTAGGGCCGATCGACTCCTACGTTCGCGGTAGAGTTGCTTTGCTAGGAGATTCTGCCCACGCTACCTGCCCAGATTTGGGCCAGGGAGGCTGTCAAGCCATGGAAGACGGACTCGTACTCAGCAACTACCTCTCGACTACGAATTTGGGGGTAGAATACGCGCTCAAACGTTACGAAACTGAGCGCAAGCAGCGGGCGAATGCAGTTGTAGAAAAAGCGCGCCAACGTGCCGAACAAATTCATGGTAAAGATCCGCAGGTGACACAACAGTGGTACGAACAACTAGCTAAGGAACAGCCAACTGATGTGACAGATGCGATCGCCAAAGTTATCATGGCAGGGCCCTTGCATTAG